The following coding sequences lie in one Cyanobacterium sp. Dongsha4 genomic window:
- the bchI gene encoding magnesium chelatase ATPase subunit I: MTATLEAPPKNRRLVFPFTAIVGQEQMKLALLLNVIDPKIGGVMIMGDRGTGKSTTIRALADLLPEIEVAENDPYNSSATDFELMGDEVKEKIQNGEQVAIARKKVPMVDLPLGATEDRVCGTIDIEKALSEGVKAFEPGLLAKANRGILYVDEVNLLDDHLVDVLLDSAASGWNTVEREGISIRHPARFVLVGSGNPEEGELRPQLLDRFGMHAEIRTVKEPDLRVQIVEQRAEFDRNPQEFLAQYQEKQEELQRKLVDAQNLLPQVTIDYDIRVKISEICAELDVDGLRGDIVTNRAAKAIAAFESRTEVTVDDIRRVMPLCLRHRLRKDPLETIDSGYKVEKSINRVFGLEVTE; the protein is encoded by the coding sequence ACTTTAGAAGCACCTCCAAAAAATCGTCGTTTAGTCTTTCCCTTTACTGCTATTGTTGGTCAAGAGCAAATGAAACTTGCCTTATTACTTAATGTCATTGACCCCAAAATTGGTGGGGTAATGATTATGGGAGATAGAGGCACTGGAAAATCCACAACTATTCGTGCGTTAGCTGATTTATTACCTGAAATTGAAGTAGCAGAAAATGATCCCTACAATTCTTCTGCCACAGATTTTGAGTTGATGGGTGATGAGGTAAAAGAAAAAATCCAGAATGGAGAACAAGTTGCGATCGCACGTAAAAAAGTACCAATGGTTGACTTACCTTTAGGTGCAACAGAAGATCGTGTTTGTGGAACAATTGATATTGAAAAAGCATTATCTGAAGGGGTAAAAGCCTTTGAACCGGGGCTATTGGCAAAAGCTAACCGAGGAATTCTTTATGTGGATGAGGTTAACCTTTTAGATGATCACCTTGTGGACGTTTTACTCGACTCCGCCGCTAGTGGTTGGAATACAGTAGAAAGAGAAGGTATCTCTATTCGTCACCCTGCCCGTTTCGTCTTAGTTGGTTCAGGAAACCCAGAAGAAGGGGAATTACGCCCTCAGTTGTTAGATCGTTTTGGAATGCACGCAGAAATTCGTACGGTGAAAGAACCAGACTTAAGGGTGCAAATTGTCGAACAAAGAGCAGAATTCGATCGCAATCCTCAAGAATTCCTTGCACAATATCAAGAAAAACAAGAAGAGTTGCAAAGAAAATTAGTAGATGCTCAAAATCTTTTACCTCAAGTAACGATTGATTATGATATTAGAGTCAAAATTTCTGAAATTTGTGCAGAATTAGACGTTGATGGTCTTAGAGGAGATATTGTAACTAATCGTGCCGCAAAAGCGATCGCAGCCTTTGAATCTCGTACTGAAGTAACTGTTGATGATATTCGTCGAGTAATGCCCCTATGTTTACGTCATCGTCTTAGAAAAGATCCCTTAGAAACTATTGATTCTGGCTATAAAGTGGAAAAATCTATCAATCGTGTTTTCGGTTTGGAAGTAACAGAATAA
- a CDS encoding DUF3082 domain-containing protein: protein MTDNEKKEPIIPSPEVEQEKITPLRCMTGSAISGGLAVAAYLLTKSVILTYVNMPIKFNNPLAANIASTVRTLIMGVTTMATFLFLMVAVGLFALGVKRFIEEKREPIN from the coding sequence ATGACAGACAACGAAAAAAAAGAGCCAATCATCCCTAGCCCCGAAGTAGAACAGGAAAAAATAACTCCCCTACGTTGCATGACAGGAAGTGCTATTTCTGGAGGTTTAGCCGTAGCGGCTTACTTATTGACCAAATCCGTAATATTGACCTATGTTAATATGCCGATTAAATTTAATAATCCCTTAGCGGCAAATATTGCTAGTACAGTAAGAACATTAATTATGGGAGTAACTACCATGGCAACTTTTTTATTTTTAATGGTGGCAGTTGGTTTATTTGCATTGGGGGTAAAAAGATTTATTGAAGAGAAAAGAGAACCTATTAACTGA
- a CDS encoding Gfo/Idh/MocA family oxidoreductase gives MKNQRLSTDNLPIQKNYYNKPLKIGVIGVGNMGQHHTRVLSLLKDVELVGIADVNVERGLDIASKYRVHFYENYLELLPHVEAVCIAAPTRLHHQVGLECLSRGVHVLIEKPIAASIAEAESLVNAAAASNCILQVGHIERFNPAFQELSKVLKTENLLALEAHRMSPYSQRANDVSVVLDLMIHDLDLLLELAASPVTKLSATGSRAPESQYLDYVTATLNFANGIVATVTASKVTHRKIRRIVAHCRNSLTEADFLNNEILIHRQTTANYTTDYGQVLYRQDGLIEKVYTSNIEPLHAELEHFVSCVRGGNKPSVGGEQALKALRLASYIEQLALDGKVWQDSCLDLGQLNGEIISL, from the coding sequence ATGAAAAATCAAAGATTATCAACGGATAATTTGCCCATACAGAAAAATTACTATAATAAACCTTTAAAAATAGGTGTTATCGGTGTGGGAAATATGGGGCAACATCATACCCGTGTTTTGAGCTTACTTAAGGATGTAGAATTGGTTGGTATTGCTGATGTTAACGTAGAAAGAGGCTTAGATATTGCTAGTAAATATAGAGTACATTTCTATGAAAATTACTTAGAGTTGTTACCTCATGTGGAAGCAGTCTGTATTGCAGCCCCCACAAGACTTCACCATCAAGTTGGTTTAGAATGTCTAAGTAGAGGGGTTCATGTTCTTATTGAAAAACCTATCGCCGCTAGTATAGCTGAAGCTGAATCTTTAGTTAATGCGGCCGCCGCCTCTAATTGTATTTTACAAGTAGGTCACATTGAGAGATTTAACCCTGCTTTCCAAGAATTAAGCAAAGTTTTAAAAACAGAAAATTTATTAGCATTAGAAGCCCACCGCATGAGTCCATATTCTCAAAGGGCGAACGATGTATCTGTGGTGTTAGACTTGATGATTCATGACTTAGACTTACTTTTAGAGTTAGCTGCTTCTCCAGTTACCAAATTGAGTGCCACAGGAAGCCGAGCTCCTGAGTCCCAGTATTTAGACTACGTTACTGCAACTCTTAATTTTGCCAATGGAATTGTTGCCACTGTTACCGCTAGTAAAGTTACTCACCGTAAAATCCGCCGTATTGTAGCTCATTGCCGAAACAGTTTAACAGAAGCAGATTTTCTTAATAATGAGATTTTAATTCATCGTCAAACAACAGCTAACTATACCACTGATTATGGACAAGTTTTATATCGTCAAGATGGTTTAATTGAAAAAGTTTATACCAGCAATATTGAACCCTTACACGCAGAATTAGAGCATTTTGTTAGTTGCGTGAGAGGAGGTAATAAGCCTTCTGTGGGGGGAGAACAAGCCTTAAAAGCGTTACGTCTGGCTAGTTATATTGAGCAGTTGGCTTTAGATGGAAAGGTTTGGCAAGATTCTTGTTTAGATTTAGGGCAATTAAACGGCGAGATTATTAGTCTTTAG
- a CDS encoding isochorismate synthase, translating into MAIIPNHLSVLDYIQELKKLIFSSNFNIKNNSSPSPIFSISCEVEPIDPLVFISVLQTDKQPIFYWQNQRKKEAIAAIGAIKSLNIDKTICHQNKDIDRFQKCQEFINYNQKLIHILNEDQDNYQPHFFTYFRFFEQAYNLDNKSFPLATIFLPFIQLIKKDNKYSVTINTYNQNKKEILNYLKDNFSEKIELNYKVNYSQENKINSHLENAKYQGFIDKVNKGLEAIKSEKLTKIVVAHALEIKTENKFNIIKSLENLRNNHPDCYIFSIGNEDQEYFIGASPERLLSIKDNQLVSDALAGSAPRGKSEDEDFLIGNNLLDSEKEKREHQAVSNFIFNQLSAMGLQPKKASLQLLKLSNIQHLWTPIYAEIKEEINPLEIVKQLHPTPAVAGVPIEVACQEIEVSEKFDRSLYAAPIGWLDLQGNCEFIVGIRSALIKENYARLYAGAGIVIGSKPEQELTEIKLKFQALLQALI; encoded by the coding sequence ATGGCAATTATTCCTAATCATCTTTCTGTTTTAGACTATATTCAGGAGCTTAAAAAATTAATTTTTTCCTCTAATTTTAATATTAAAAATAATTCATCCCCATCGCCTATTTTTTCTATTTCTTGTGAAGTAGAACCCATAGACCCTCTAGTTTTTATTTCAGTTTTACAAACAGATAAACAACCTATTTTTTATTGGCAAAATCAACGCAAAAAAGAAGCGATCGCAGCCATAGGAGCAATTAAAAGTTTAAACATAGATAAAACTATTTGTCATCAAAATAAGGATATTGATCGTTTTCAAAAGTGCCAAGAATTTATTAATTATAATCAAAAGTTAATCCACATTTTAAATGAAGATCAAGATAATTATCAGCCTCATTTTTTTACTTATTTTCGCTTTTTTGAACAAGCCTATAATCTTGATAATAAATCCTTTCCTTTAGCTACCATTTTTTTACCATTTATTCAATTAATAAAAAAAGACAATAAATATTCAGTAACTATTAATACTTACAATCAAAATAAGAAAGAAATTCTTAATTATCTAAAAGATAACTTTAGTGAAAAAATAGAATTAAACTATAAGGTTAATTATTCTCAAGAAAATAAAATAAACTCTCATTTGGAAAATGCTAAATATCAAGGATTTATAGATAAAGTAAACAAAGGCTTAGAAGCGATTAAATCAGAAAAATTAACTAAAATTGTAGTTGCTCATGCTTTAGAAATCAAAACAGAAAATAAATTCAACATTATAAAATCCCTAGAAAATTTAAGAAATAATCATCCTGATTGTTATATTTTTTCCATTGGTAATGAAGACCAAGAATATTTTATTGGTGCTAGTCCAGAAAGACTGCTTTCTATCAAAGATAATCAACTTGTCAGTGATGCCTTAGCAGGTTCTGCACCAAGGGGAAAGAGTGAAGATGAGGATTTTTTAATTGGGAATAATTTACTCGATAGTGAAAAAGAAAAAAGGGAACATCAAGCCGTAAGTAACTTTATTTTTAATCAACTATCTGCTATGGGCTTACAACCAAAAAAAGCATCTTTACAACTATTAAAATTATCAAATATTCAACATTTATGGACCCCAATTTATGCAGAAATAAAAGAGGAAATAAACCCCTTAGAAATTGTTAAACAATTGCATCCTACCCCTGCCGTTGCTGGAGTACCAATTGAGGTAGCCTGTCAAGAAATAGAAGTATCAGAAAAATTCGATCGCTCTCTTTATGCCGCCCCTATTGGCTGGTTAGATTTACAGGGAAATTGTGAATTTATAGTGGGAATTAGATCCGCTTTAATTAAAGAAAATTATGCCCGTTTGTATGCTGGTGCAGGGATTGTTATAGGCTCAAAACCAGAGCAAGAATTAACAGAAATAAAACTCAAATTTCAAGCCCTTTTACAAGCTCTAATTTAA
- the menA gene encoding 2-carboxy-1,4-naphthoquinone phytyltransferase, translating into MSVAEEKIKPIVEEVPSKSKLWYAAIKPPMYTVAVIPICFGTALAYGETGVFNPLIFVTFLFSAILIIAWLNLSNDFFDSYTGIDINKAHSVVNLTGNASLIFWISNICLALGLMGIVMINLWLGDWTVMGLIFACCFLGYTYQGPPFRFGYLGLGEIICFITFGPMAIASAYYSQAQDFSVSSLWASVLIGISTSIILFCSHFHQVEDDIKAGKKSPIVRLGTANGAKVLTTSTLVFYGLCVLFTLLHLLPYSSLIVFLSLPPAIKMINHVNENHDRPSLVQNSKFIAVKYHFFSGLLLSVSLILNNR; encoded by the coding sequence ATGAGCGTAGCAGAAGAAAAAATAAAGCCCATTGTTGAGGAAGTACCGAGTAAAAGTAAATTATGGTATGCGGCGATTAAACCACCTATGTACACTGTGGCAGTGATACCGATATGTTTTGGGACTGCTTTGGCATATGGAGAAACGGGAGTCTTTAACCCTTTAATTTTTGTTACTTTTCTTTTCTCTGCTATCTTAATCATTGCTTGGTTAAATCTCAGTAACGATTTTTTCGACTCTTACACGGGAATAGATATAAATAAAGCTCATTCTGTTGTCAATTTAACAGGAAATGCTTCCCTTATCTTCTGGATTAGCAACATCTGTCTTGCTTTAGGTTTAATGGGAATTGTCATGATTAATCTTTGGCTTGGAGATTGGACTGTAATGGGTTTAATTTTCGCTTGTTGTTTTTTAGGCTATACTTATCAAGGACCTCCTTTTCGCTTCGGTTATTTAGGTTTAGGGGAAATTATTTGTTTTATTACTTTTGGTCCAATGGCGATCGCATCTGCTTATTATAGTCAAGCTCAGGATTTTTCTGTTAGTAGTTTATGGGCTTCTGTACTAATTGGCATTTCTACCTCGATTATTTTATTTTGCTCTCATTTTCATCAGGTGGAAGACGACATTAAAGCGGGGAAAAAATCGCCCATCGTGCGTTTAGGTACTGCTAATGGTGCAAAAGTATTAACAACTTCTACTTTGGTCTTTTATGGCTTATGTGTTTTATTTACTTTACTTCATTTATTACCCTATAGCAGTTTAATTGTTTTTCTTTCATTACCTCCTGCCATAAAAATGATTAATCATGTGAATGAAAATCACGATCGCCCTTCCCTAGTACAAAATAGTAAATTTATTGCGGTTAAATATCACTTTTTCAGTGGTTTATTGTTATCCGTATCTTTAATACTTAATAATAGATGA
- a CDS encoding acetyl-CoA carboxylase carboxyltransferase subunit alpha — MAKTAQKRTFLLEFEKPLVELQARIDQIRELGEEKQLDVSGQLQELEGKVEQLRQEIFSTLTPAQKLQIARHPRRPSTLDYVQAMCDEWLELHGDRRGSDDLALIGGIARLDGRAVVIIGHQKGRDTKDNVARNFGMASPGGYRKAMRLMEHANRFSMPIITFIDTPGAYAGVEAEKLGQGEAIAYNLREMFSLEVPIISTVIGEGGSGGALGIGVAEKLMMFEHSVYTVASPEACAAILWKDAKKSEQAAQALKITAYDLKDLGIIDQILPEPPGCAHSDPLATAEILKQAILENLEYLSQLPTDKLKELRYQKFRNIGVFIE; from the coding sequence ATGGCAAAAACAGCACAAAAAAGAACTTTTTTACTAGAATTTGAAAAACCCTTAGTAGAACTACAAGCGAGAATCGATCAAATTAGGGAATTAGGAGAAGAAAAACAATTAGACGTATCAGGACAATTACAAGAATTAGAAGGCAAAGTCGAACAACTACGGCAGGAAATTTTTAGTACCTTAACTCCAGCTCAAAAACTACAAATTGCTCGTCATCCTCGTCGCCCCTCAACTCTCGATTATGTACAGGCTATGTGCGATGAATGGTTAGAACTTCATGGCGATCGCAGAGGTTCAGATGATCTAGCTCTCATTGGTGGTATTGCTCGTTTAGACGGTAGAGCCGTTGTAATTATTGGTCATCAAAAAGGTAGAGACACAAAAGATAATGTTGCCCGTAATTTTGGTATGGCATCCCCCGGAGGTTATCGCAAGGCGATGCGTTTAATGGAACACGCTAACCGTTTTTCTATGCCTATCATTACTTTTATTGATACCCCCGGTGCTTATGCAGGAGTGGAAGCAGAAAAATTAGGACAAGGAGAAGCGATCGCCTATAATTTAAGAGAAATGTTTAGTCTGGAAGTTCCCATTATCAGTACTGTTATTGGAGAAGGAGGTTCAGGGGGTGCATTAGGTATTGGAGTTGCGGAAAAATTGATGATGTTTGAACACTCTGTCTATACCGTTGCTAGTCCCGAAGCCTGTGCGGCCATTTTGTGGAAGGATGCGAAAAAATCGGAACAAGCCGCCCAAGCCCTAAAAATTACAGCCTATGATTTGAAAGACTTAGGTATCATTGATCAAATATTACCAGAACCCCCTGGGTGTGCTCATTCTGACCCCCTTGCTACCGCAGAAATTCTTAAACAAGCTATTTTAGAAAACTTAGAATATTTATCTCAATTACCCACAGATAAATTAAAAGAATTACGCTATCAAAAATTCCGTAATATTGGAGTTTTTATTGAATAA
- a CDS encoding cofactor assembly of complex C subunit B: MTSTLLLTILLMIGLFFFIRGSIKDRTEIVTLACQDNEDNILSYLRNYFLQRSYQVKAIDPDKNKVTLEGFVSPSIFLASFLSFLAGCGLFCFALVLSMLFKIEYIYFVGLVIFAPLAGWFYWRGASRVEEVAFRLDAKPENSKDTIITIQAHRDELIELQSSFPFSYTVQDD, translated from the coding sequence ATGACTTCTACTCTACTCTTAACTATACTGTTGATGATAGGTTTATTCTTTTTCATTAGAGGCAGTATCAAAGACCGTACCGAAATTGTAACCTTAGCTTGTCAAGATAACGAGGATAATATTCTTAGTTATTTACGCAATTATTTTCTACAAAGATCTTATCAGGTAAAAGCCATTGATCCAGACAAAAATAAAGTAACCCTAGAAGGCTTTGTTTCTCCTAGTATCTTCCTTGCTAGTTTTCTTAGTTTTTTAGCCGGTTGTGGCTTATTCTGTTTTGCTTTAGTCTTATCAATGTTATTTAAGATAGAATACATCTATTTTGTGGGTTTAGTAATTTTTGCTCCCCTTGCAGGTTGGTTTTATTGGCGTGGTGCTAGTCGAGTAGAGGAAGTAGCTTTTCGTTTAGATGCCAAACCAGAAAATTCCAAGGATACAATCATTACCATTCAGGCTCACCGAGATGAATTAATTGAGTTACAAAGCTCTTTTCCTTTCTCTTATACTGTGCAGGATGATTAA
- a CDS encoding ribonuclease HII: MKQHKINFLESSFHYSLLKSNSDSLIVGVDEVGRGCLFGGVVAAAVAMPLKKIHLLKDIGVNDSKKLTARKRQSLINPIKTVVDCYSVVEVDNITIDQINIFQASLLAMTKAILNLSISPYLCLVDGKFTLPNLAFPQISLVKGDMRSPLIASASILAKVWRDEKMLEYDQRYPNYDLKNNKGYGTKKHRDAIALYGLTPLHRKSFNCGQ; encoded by the coding sequence ATGAAACAACATAAAATCAATTTTTTAGAATCTAGTTTCCATTATTCTTTGTTAAAGTCTAATTCTGATTCTTTAATTGTGGGAGTTGATGAAGTGGGGAGGGGTTGTTTATTTGGGGGAGTGGTAGCGGCGGCGGTGGCAATGCCTTTGAAGAAAATACATTTATTGAAGGATATTGGGGTAAATGATAGCAAAAAGTTAACAGCAAGAAAAAGACAAAGTTTAATCAATCCGATAAAAACGGTGGTTGATTGTTATTCTGTTGTGGAAGTAGATAATATTACTATTGATCAGATTAACATTTTTCAGGCTTCTCTACTGGCTATGACGAAAGCAATTCTTAATTTGTCTATTTCTCCTTATCTTTGTTTAGTTGATGGTAAGTTTACTTTACCTAATTTAGCTTTTCCTCAAATATCTTTAGTTAAAGGGGATATGCGATCGCCTCTTATTGCTTCTGCTAGTATTTTAGCGAAGGTATGGCGAGATGAAAAGATGCTCGAATATGATCAACGATACCCCAACTATGACTTAAAAAATAATAAAGGCTATGGTACAAAAAAACACCGAGATGCGATCGCACTTTATGGGTTAACTCCCTTACATCGTAAATCTTTTAATTGTGGTCAGTGA
- a CDS encoding ABC transporter ATP-binding protein, with protein MASFRDLIKYYDNYKITVIFSIGIAGLFEILDLIVPYLIGQILNIISSQKVDNFTNNLIEKTAFLFPYLKDFTTLSLTILVMFIFIITVVRAPIQPWIASWFHWEVALKSRKDYSEKVIEKILSLPLSFYDENNPGRIAGRVARGIANHTWTYPEIAGQLIPKLIRVFGIFLVILLLEKWIAIGFIISFLLILIFTLIHLQKLIREEQLLDKHQENTESRTSEIITNIKTVKAFATESQELNRQKKRLNREYQVVINRIHLGYVKLATWSRTVVQLSLFLVFISILIPTVKQQISLGHFITIYTIASMAYSEIEPISNLAEVFARRYASMIRFHEFMNLPVGEDASSLSPSFSGQNSYQFTGKIELKNIAFGYNQNRLVLEDINLLINPYETVALVGKSGSGKSTLVKLLYRYFEPIKGQIFMDGKNIYDLDITNYRKRLAIVHQDVDMFNGTIFDNLIYGNPYVSVEEVKRACAIARVDEFIRELPDGYYTVVGERGVRLSGGQKQRLGIARALVMNPDILIFDEATSSLDYESEREIQLAMRSIFGTRTTIIIAHRLSTVREADKIVVLDQGKIAELGNHEQLLAQQGIYQRLHSLQESGDLY; from the coding sequence ATGGCGTCATTTCGAGATCTAATTAAATATTATGACAATTATAAAATAACGGTTATTTTTAGTATTGGTATTGCGGGTTTATTTGAAATATTAGACTTAATAGTACCTTATTTAATTGGACAAATTCTTAATATTATTTCTTCACAAAAAGTTGATAATTTTACTAATAATTTAATTGAAAAAACAGCCTTTTTATTTCCTTATTTAAAAGATTTTACAACTTTATCTCTAACAATTTTAGTAATGTTTATTTTTATAATTACTGTTGTTAGAGCCCCTATTCAACCTTGGATAGCTTCTTGGTTTCATTGGGAAGTTGCCTTAAAATCTCGTAAAGACTATTCAGAAAAAGTGATAGAGAAAATACTTTCCTTACCTTTAAGTTTTTATGATGAAAATAATCCGGGGAGAATTGCGGGGAGAGTAGCCAGAGGAATTGCAAACCATACATGGACTTATCCTGAAATTGCAGGTCAATTAATACCTAAGTTGATCAGAGTTTTTGGAATTTTTCTTGTTATTCTTTTATTAGAAAAATGGATTGCTATTGGTTTTATAATCTCTTTTTTATTGATTTTAATTTTTACTTTAATTCATCTACAAAAACTAATTAGAGAGGAACAGTTATTAGATAAACATCAAGAAAATACAGAAAGTCGAACATCAGAAATTATTACTAATATAAAAACAGTCAAGGCTTTTGCCACAGAATCACAGGAATTAAATAGACAAAAAAAACGTCTTAATCGTGAGTATCAAGTAGTTATTAATCGTATTCATTTGGGCTATGTAAAGTTAGCTACATGGTCGAGAACTGTGGTTCAATTATCTTTATTTTTAGTATTTATTTCTATTCTTATTCCTACGGTTAAACAACAAATTTCTTTGGGGCATTTCATTACAATTTATACCATTGCTAGTATGGCTTATAGTGAAATTGAACCTATTAGTAATTTAGCGGAAGTTTTTGCCCGTCGCTACGCTTCAATGATTCGTTTTCATGAATTTATGAATTTACCCGTTGGGGAAGATGCTTCTAGTTTATCCCCTTCTTTTTCTGGTCAAAATTCCTATCAATTTACTGGAAAAATAGAATTAAAAAATATTGCTTTTGGATATAATCAAAATCGTTTAGTTTTGGAAGATATTAACTTATTGATTAATCCTTATGAAACTGTTGCTTTAGTAGGTAAATCTGGTTCAGGCAAATCAACCTTAGTTAAGTTGTTATACCGTTATTTTGAACCGATAAAAGGACAAATTTTCATGGATGGAAAAAATATTTATGACCTTGATATTACCAACTATAGAAAGCGTTTGGCGATTGTTCATCAAGATGTGGATATGTTTAATGGTACAATTTTTGATAATCTAATTTATGGTAATCCTTATGTTAGCGTTGAAGAAGTGAAAAGAGCTTGTGCGATCGCACGTGTAGATGAGTTTATAAGAGAATTACCAGATGGATATTATACAGTAGTGGGAGAAAGAGGAGTAAGACTATCAGGAGGGCAGAAACAAAGACTCGGCATCGCAAGGGCATTAGTTATGAATCCCGATATTTTAATCTTCGATGAGGCAACATCTAGCCTTGATTATGAATCAGAAAGGGAAATTCAACTGGCGATGCGATCAATTTTTGGTACTCGCACAACTATTATTATTGCCCATCGTCTCAGCACTGTTAGAGAAGCTGATAAAATAGTAGTCCTAGATCAAGGTAAAATAGCTGAATTGGGTAATCATGAACAATTATTAGCTCAACAGGGCATTTATCAAAGACTACATTCCTTACAAGAAAGCGGTGATTTATATTAA
- a CDS encoding YaaW family protein: MDELREVLELASEEEIHQVTQILFCRRFNPLDYWQTPTPHDIQSLDWQTSLDYIENRFKFLAADGFTVLRREYHSLRYKDILIRVCRYLQISYSRSMDAIALESEIFLHLLQKAWEKMSPREQYSLRQKVINSLANHPQPQPLPVSLQHDPLKILVKGGSLVAVNSFLKPWLLQKIAQQFAIHFATYQVTKNTLIKGSLATANQLQSYVSLQMAKRGMVMASARYTAVRSFFAFLTPALWACFFADLGWRAIATNYTRIIPVVFALAQIRLTRGDFH; this comes from the coding sequence GTGGATGAGTTAAGGGAAGTATTAGAGTTAGCATCCGAAGAAGAAATCCATCAAGTTACTCAAATTTTGTTCTGTCGTCGTTTTAACCCTTTGGATTATTGGCAAACTCCTACCCCCCATGATATTCAGAGTTTAGATTGGCAAACATCTTTAGATTATATTGAAAATAGATTTAAGTTTTTAGCCGCAGATGGTTTCACTGTTTTACGAAGAGAGTATCATTCTTTAAGATACAAAGATATTTTAATTCGGGTATGTCGTTATCTACAAATATCTTATAGTAGAAGTATGGATGCGATCGCACTTGAGTCGGAAATCTTTTTACATTTGTTGCAAAAGGCATGGGAAAAAATGTCTCCAAGGGAGCAATATTCTTTAAGACAAAAGGTAATTAACTCTTTGGCGAATCATCCTCAACCTCAACCTTTACCTGTTAGTTTACAACATGATCCTCTCAAAATTTTAGTTAAGGGGGGGAGTTTAGTTGCCGTCAATTCCTTCCTTAAACCTTGGTTATTGCAAAAAATAGCCCAACAATTTGCTATTCATTTCGCTACATATCAAGTTACTAAAAATACTTTGATTAAAGGCAGTCTAGCCACTGCTAACCAATTACAAAGTTATGTCAGCTTACAAATGGCTAAAAGGGGTATGGTGATGGCTTCTGCCCGATATACTGCGGTGAGAAGTTTTTTTGCTTTTCTTACTCCTGCTTTATGGGCTTGTTTTTTCGCTGATTTAGGATGGAGAGCGATCGCAACTAACTACACTAGAATTATACCTGTTGTCTTTGCCTTAGCCCAAATACGTTTAACGAGAGGAGATTTCCATTAG
- a CDS encoding EI24 domain-containing protein produces the protein MSRSILTGFGFFSGVFYPFLALKIIWQNKTLWQYLIIPILINILVGITSYILLLNPSLNFYDNFTNNLILRVDQLIDNLPQWLDFLTYIIGAIASFLKGIIIVILLILVGFIILQFGGILGSPFYGKLSEKVEILKKGNLDLIEINIVKEIFRAILFELKKLLFIIVFSIPLFLLNFIPAFGNLISLIGGLSITITIICLDFFDATLERKRLSFREKLKFVWGGFPLTTGFGLICLALISIPLVNLIAIPICVSAGTLLICEYNTLRNNRNIKPHEENNTIA, from the coding sequence ATGAGTAGATCAATATTAACAGGATTTGGCTTTTTTTCAGGAGTTTTTTATCCTTTTTTAGCACTTAAAATTATTTGGCAAAATAAAACTTTATGGCAATATTTAATTATTCCTATTTTGATCAATATTTTGGTCGGGATTACTTCCTATATTTTATTACTCAATCCTAGTTTAAATTTTTATGATAATTTTACTAATAATCTCATTCTCAGAGTTGATCAATTAATTGATAATCTTCCTCAATGGCTAGATTTTCTTACTTATATCATAGGTGCGATCGCATCTTTTTTAAAAGGAATAATTATCGTAATTTTATTGATTTTAGTTGGTTTTATTATTTTACAATTTGGGGGTATTTTGGGTTCTCCTTTTTATGGAAAGTTGTCGGAAAAGGTAGAAATTTTGAAAAAAGGTAATTTAGATCTAATTGAAATTAATATTGTTAAAGAAATTTTTAGGGCTATTTTATTTGAATTAAAAAAACTATTATTCATTATCGTTTTTAGTATTCCTTTATTTTTACTAAATTTTATTCCAGCTTTTGGTAATTTAATCTCATTAATCGGGGGATTATCTATCACCATAACGATTATTTGTTTAGATTTTTTTGATGCTACCCTAGAAAGAAAAAGACTATCTTTTCGAGAAAAACTGAAATTTGTTTGGGGAGGTTTTCCTCTTACTACTGGTTTTGGTTTGATTTGTTTAGCTTTAATAAGTATTCCTTTGGTTAACTTAATTGCTATTCCTATTTGTGTTTCAGCAGGTACTTTATTAATTTGTGAGTATAATACATTACGGAATAATCGCAATATAAAACCTCATGAAGAAAATAATACTATTGCATAA